A genomic window from Pseudonocardia broussonetiae includes:
- a CDS encoding VOC family protein, with protein MPVQRLNHAVLYVRDVDASAAFYQQALGFRPVAGMPGRAVFLQAEGSTNDHDLGLFAIGAQAGASTAGRGTVGLYHLAWEVDTLAELRRIAGVLREHGALVGASDHGSTKALYAHDPDGIEFEVSWLVPADLLGEDTGMRTAALDVDAEIARYGADTRGGVGVSIPVG; from the coding sequence ATGCCCGTCCAGCGGCTCAACCACGCCGTCCTCTACGTCCGCGACGTCGACGCGAGCGCGGCGTTCTACCAGCAGGCGCTCGGCTTCCGGCCGGTCGCCGGCATGCCCGGCCGCGCGGTGTTCCTGCAGGCCGAGGGCTCGACCAACGACCACGACCTCGGCCTGTTCGCGATCGGGGCGCAGGCCGGAGCGTCGACGGCGGGCCGCGGCACCGTCGGGCTCTACCACCTGGCGTGGGAGGTCGACACGCTCGCCGAGCTGCGCCGCATCGCCGGCGTCCTGCGCGAGCACGGCGCGCTGGTCGGCGCCTCCGACCACGGCAGCACGAAGGCGCTCTACGCCCACGACCCCGACGGCATCGAGTTCGAGGTGAGCTGGCTCGTGCCCGCCGACCTGCTGGGCGAGGACACGGGGATGCGCACCGCCGCGCTCGACGTCGACGCGGAGATCGCCCGCTACGGCGCCGACACCCGCGGCGGCGTGGGGGTCTCGATCCCGGTCGGCTGA
- a CDS encoding MarR family winged helix-turn-helix transcriptional regulator, with protein sequence MTDDRWLTEDQLEAWLTFQAATTLLDAALDRQLQRDSGLPHTYYLILAMLSDVPGRTARMSDLAVMTQSSQSRLSHAVSRLEANGWVSRVPCPDDRRSTLARLTDAGFEVLAAAAPGHVATVRSHVFDRLSAEQVCQLREIGAAILEGLDAPAAFPGRSPRQEARLAE encoded by the coding sequence GTGACGGACGACCGGTGGCTCACCGAGGACCAGCTGGAGGCCTGGCTGACCTTCCAGGCCGCGACGACGCTGCTCGACGCGGCTCTGGACCGCCAGCTCCAGCGCGACTCCGGGCTGCCCCACACCTACTACCTGATCCTGGCGATGCTGTCCGACGTCCCCGGCCGCACGGCGCGGATGAGCGACCTCGCCGTCATGACGCAGAGCTCGCAGAGCCGGCTCTCGCACGCCGTGTCGCGCCTGGAGGCCAACGGCTGGGTGAGCCGCGTCCCCTGCCCCGACGACCGCCGCAGCACCCTGGCCCGGCTCACCGACGCCGGCTTCGAGGTGCTCGCCGCCGCGGCCCCCGGGCACGTCGCCACCGTGCGCTCCCACGTCTTCGACCGCCTGTCCGCCGAGCAGGTGTGCCAGCTCCGGGAGATCGGCGCCGCGATCCTGGAGGGGCTCGACGCCCCGGCCGCGTTCCCCGGCCGGTCCCCGCGGCAGGAGGCCCGGCTGGCAGAGTGA